A window of Thermosynechococcus sp. NK55a contains these coding sequences:
- a CDS encoding ATP-binding protein, translating to MSDERQAVRHLLVLEDSEGRRPILLEAATYSIGRDPTNSIVLHSKMVSRQHAILFRVTSPETNSYLFRLIDGDLQGKRSTNGTLVNGQRIVAHDLRTGDMIVFGGDVRARYLTLTNMTDTEFQDFCRSTDVLGFLSKSTNPFATLVPLSEGNIENFSEAALVRLASYPELTPNPILEVDLEGKVTYLNPAAVMQFRDLQQQKLAHPLLLGLPELARYMKQTQEKVHVREVEYQGRIYEQSIHYIYESELIRSYVMDVTDRKRAEEQLRNQARREAIINRIIQAMRTTMVAAEVLQITADLLLEALGSTLCLITQTHAPHSPTSASRPPFVSLPEDLIALNQQAIALFEPTLRKGEQVVLAVDGPDLPEPLQRALRSLNVNALVITPLVYLGQLLGQITLLDCEWEPSEATSVLASDRPLWQQTLPKSWTPEDLGLLKTIADQCALAIHQAQLYQQVQELNADLERQVRARTAELEQKMQELERLNAIKDDFLSTVSHELRTPMANMKMAIYMLKQFATDDRQKRYLDILANECNRETELINDLLDLQRLEAGRSQIQQEVIDLNSWLPAVLEPFRNRMQQRQQSLEVLRPATLPPLLSNRHALARILAELLNNACKYSPAGAQIVVRFDPIGGDRLQIQVSNPSEIPSEELPRIFEKFYRIPNADPWQQGGTGLGLALTQKLVEQLQGEISADSAAGMTTFTLSLPLATGDPST from the coding sequence GTGAGCGATGAGCGGCAGGCAGTCCGCCACCTATTAGTCCTCGAAGACAGTGAGGGACGGCGACCCATTTTGCTAGAGGCAGCCACCTACTCCATTGGCCGTGATCCGACGAATTCAATTGTGCTCCACTCCAAGATGGTCTCACGGCAGCACGCGATTTTGTTCCGAGTGACTAGTCCTGAGACCAATAGCTATCTTTTTCGCCTGATTGATGGCGATTTACAGGGCAAGCGCAGTACGAATGGGACTTTGGTCAATGGCCAGCGGATTGTTGCCCATGACTTGCGCACTGGCGACATGATTGTGTTTGGCGGTGATGTGCGTGCCCGCTACCTGACCCTGACCAACATGACGGATACCGAGTTTCAGGATTTTTGCCGCAGTACCGATGTCTTAGGATTTCTCTCTAAAAGCACCAATCCCTTTGCAACGCTCGTTCCCCTCAGTGAGGGCAATATCGAGAATTTTAGTGAAGCAGCCTTGGTGCGCCTGGCTTCCTATCCGGAACTGACGCCCAACCCGATTTTAGAGGTGGATTTGGAGGGGAAGGTGACGTATCTCAATCCAGCGGCGGTGATGCAGTTTCGGGACTTGCAACAACAGAAGTTGGCTCATCCCCTGCTATTGGGACTGCCGGAACTAGCACGCTACATGAAGCAAACCCAAGAAAAAGTCCATGTGCGGGAGGTGGAGTACCAAGGACGCATCTACGAGCAATCGATCCACTACATCTATGAAAGTGAGCTGATCCGCAGCTATGTCATGGATGTAACCGATCGCAAGCGAGCCGAGGAACAACTGCGCAACCAAGCCCGCCGCGAGGCCATCATTAACCGCATCATTCAAGCCATGCGGACCACCATGGTAGCAGCGGAGGTTCTGCAAATTACCGCTGATTTACTCCTAGAAGCCCTAGGTTCGACCCTCTGCCTGATTACACAAACCCATGCTCCCCATAGCCCTACCTCTGCAAGCCGTCCTCCCTTTGTCAGCTTACCCGAGGACTTGATTGCTCTCAACCAGCAGGCGATCGCCCTTTTTGAACCCACCCTCAGGAAGGGTGAACAGGTGGTTTTGGCGGTTGATGGTCCGGATTTGCCGGAGCCACTGCAAAGGGCTCTGAGAAGCTTAAATGTCAACGCCTTGGTGATCACGCCGCTGGTTTACCTCGGCCAACTCCTGGGGCAAATTACGCTTCTAGATTGTGAGTGGGAACCGAGTGAGGCAACGTCAGTTTTGGCGAGCGATCGCCCCCTTTGGCAACAAACCTTGCCCAAGTCTTGGACACCGGAAGATTTAGGCCTCCTCAAAACCATTGCCGATCAGTGTGCCCTTGCCATTCACCAAGCCCAGCTTTACCAACAGGTGCAAGAACTCAATGCAGATTTGGAGCGACAAGTGCGTGCCCGTACCGCCGAACTGGAACAGAAAATGCAGGAGCTAGAGCGGCTTAATGCCATTAAGGATGATTTCTTGAGTACCGTCTCCCACGAGTTGCGTACGCCCATGGCTAATATGAAAATGGCCATCTATATGCTGAAGCAATTTGCCACCGACGATCGCCAGAAACGCTACCTCGACATTCTCGCCAATGAGTGCAACCGCGAAACCGAACTGATCAATGATTTATTAGATCTGCAACGCCTGGAGGCAGGGCGCAGCCAGATTCAACAGGAGGTGATTGATCTCAACAGTTGGCTGCCTGCGGTGCTCGAACCCTTTCGCAACCGCATGCAACAGCGGCAGCAATCCCTTGAGGTTTTGCGCCCCGCCACGTTGCCCCCCCTCCTCTCCAACCGCCATGCCTTAGCCCGCATCTTAGCAGAGTTGCTCAACAATGCTTGTAAGTATAGCCCTGCTGGCGCACAGATTGTTGTCCGGTTTGATCCAATCGGGGGCGATCGCCTGCAAATTCAGGTGAGCAATCCCTCAGAGATCCCCAGCGAAGAGCTGCCGCGCATCTTTGAAAAGTTCTATCGCATTCCCAATGCCGATCCGTGGCAACAGGGGGGAACGGGTTTAGGCCTCGCCCTCACCCAAAAACTCGTAGAGCAATTGCAGGGTGAAATTAGCGCCGACAGTGCAGCAGGCATGACCACCTTTACCCTCAGCCTACCCCTTGCCACAGGCGATCCCTCCACCTGA
- the purB gene encoding adenylosuccinate lyase, with protein MIERYTLAPMGNLWTDAYKFKTWLDVEIAVCEAQADLGHIPAEAVAEIKAKAKFDPQRVQEIEAEVKHDVIAFLTNVNEHVGDAGRYIHLGLTSSDVLDTGLALQLVASLRLIQEQLEHLIQAVRHRAQEHRYTVMVGRSHGIHAEPITFGFKLAGWLAELLRHRDRLCQLQRTVAVGKISGAVGTYANVDPRVEAIACQKLGLQPDTASTQVISRDRHADYVQTLALLGASLERFAVEIRNLQRTDVLEVEEFFAKGQKGSSAMPHKRNPIRSERLTGLARVLRGNALAALENVALWHERDISHSAVERVILPDSSILTHFMLVEMTDLVQTLQVYPENMRRNMNCYGGVIFSQRVLLALVEKGLSREAAYALVQKHAHAAWNQPQGDFAANLKADPQIQRYLSPEELEACFNPEHHLRHLEEIYQRLGI; from the coding sequence ATGATCGAACGCTATACCCTTGCCCCGATGGGGAATCTCTGGACGGATGCCTACAAATTCAAAACATGGCTTGATGTTGAGATTGCCGTCTGTGAAGCCCAAGCCGACCTGGGGCATATTCCGGCGGAGGCCGTTGCCGAGATCAAAGCCAAGGCCAAGTTTGACCCCCAACGGGTACAGGAAATTGAAGCGGAGGTGAAGCACGATGTCATTGCTTTCCTGACCAACGTCAACGAGCATGTCGGCGATGCTGGGCGCTATATTCACCTTGGCTTGACTAGCTCCGATGTTCTCGACACTGGTTTAGCCCTGCAACTGGTGGCCAGTCTAAGACTGATTCAAGAGCAGTTGGAGCATCTCATTCAGGCGGTGCGCCACCGTGCCCAAGAACATCGCTATACAGTGATGGTGGGACGCAGCCATGGCATTCACGCTGAACCCATTACCTTTGGCTTCAAACTGGCGGGTTGGTTGGCGGAACTGCTGCGCCATCGCGATCGCCTGTGTCAGTTACAGCGCACAGTGGCGGTGGGCAAAATCTCCGGCGCAGTGGGCACCTATGCCAATGTCGATCCGCGGGTAGAGGCGATCGCCTGCCAAAAACTAGGACTGCAACCCGATACCGCCTCTACCCAGGTCATTTCCCGCGATCGCCATGCAGATTATGTGCAAACCCTTGCCCTGCTAGGCGCCAGTCTGGAGCGCTTTGCCGTTGAAATTCGCAATCTACAGCGCACCGATGTTCTGGAAGTGGAGGAATTTTTCGCGAAGGGTCAAAAAGGTTCCTCAGCTATGCCCCACAAACGCAATCCCATTCGTTCCGAGCGGCTCACGGGTCTAGCGCGGGTGCTGCGGGGCAATGCCTTGGCTGCCCTGGAAAATGTTGCCCTTTGGCATGAGCGGGATATTTCCCACAGTGCAGTGGAACGGGTAATTTTGCCCGACAGCTCGATTCTCACCCACTTTATGCTGGTGGAAATGACTGACTTGGTGCAAACGCTGCAGGTTTATCCCGAGAATATGCGCCGCAATATGAATTGCTACGGCGGTGTGATCTTTAGTCAGCGGGTGCTCTTGGCCTTGGTGGAAAAAGGCCTCAGCCGTGAAGCGGCCTATGCCCTTGTGCAGAAACATGCCCATGCCGCTTGGAATCAACCCCAGGGGGACTTTGCCGCCAACCTAAAGGCAGACCCTCAAATTCAGCGGTATCTCAGTCCTGAGGAATTAGAGGCCTGCTTTAACCCAGAGCACCACCTGCGGCACTTGGAGGAAATTTACCAGCGCTTGGGAATTTAA
- a CDS encoding LOG family protein: MTLSRVALSSLQQDVDELISRLDKVPHGDVIYQALQLFLEIADEELERLDWKILRSCLRDMHQALRVFAPYRHTRKISIFGSARTPSSAPVYEMAVRFAQAASAVGFMIITGAGGGIMEAGNKGAGPNKSFGLNIELPFEQGANPYIEGDPRLIHFKYFFTRKLFLLKETDAIAVFPGGFGTQDEAFECLTLCQTGKAPPKPLALMDVPGGTYWQHWDRFIREELAAKGLINGEDQELYRICTSVDEGLAYLSGFYRVYHSSRYVGDRLVLRLNQDISDAALAELNRDFQDILVSGQIERTEPLPREVEDEQPINHPALTHTLHLPRLILHFNQRDYSRLYQLIYRLNGFATAATVYHPERK, encoded by the coding sequence ATGACCCTTTCGCGAGTCGCTTTAAGTAGCCTACAGCAAGACGTCGACGAGTTAATTAGTCGCTTGGATAAGGTGCCCCACGGCGACGTGATTTACCAAGCCCTGCAGCTTTTTCTGGAGATTGCCGATGAGGAACTGGAACGACTAGATTGGAAAATTCTGCGTTCCTGTCTGCGGGATATGCACCAAGCCCTGCGGGTCTTTGCCCCCTATCGCCATACCCGCAAAATATCGATCTTTGGCTCTGCCCGCACCCCCTCCAGCGCGCCCGTCTATGAAATGGCGGTGCGCTTTGCCCAAGCCGCGAGTGCGGTGGGGTTTATGATTATCACCGGTGCCGGGGGCGGCATCATGGAGGCTGGTAACAAAGGGGCAGGCCCCAATAAGTCCTTTGGCCTCAACATTGAACTGCCCTTTGAGCAGGGTGCCAATCCCTACATTGAAGGGGATCCGCGCCTGATTCACTTTAAGTACTTTTTTACGCGCAAGCTCTTTTTGCTTAAGGAAACCGATGCCATTGCCGTCTTTCCCGGTGGCTTTGGCACCCAAGATGAAGCCTTCGAATGCTTGACCCTGTGCCAAACGGGTAAGGCCCCCCCTAAACCCTTGGCCTTGATGGACGTTCCCGGTGGTACCTACTGGCAGCATTGGGATCGGTTTATTCGCGAGGAATTGGCGGCCAAGGGGCTAATTAATGGAGAAGATCAGGAACTTTACCGCATCTGCACTAGTGTGGACGAAGGCTTAGCCTATCTGAGTGGCTTTTATCGGGTCTATCACTCCAGCCGCTATGTGGGCGATCGCTTGGTGCTGCGGTTGAACCAAGACATTAGTGATGCTGCCTTAGCAGAACTCAATCGGGATTTTCAAGACATTCTCGTATCGGGGCAGATTGAACGGACTGAACCGTTGCCTCGGGAAGTAGAAGACGAGCAACCCATCAACCACCCTGCCTTGACCCACACGCTCCACCTACCGCGATTGATCTTGCACTTTAACCAGCGGGATTACAGCCGTCTTTACCAACTCATCTATCGCCTCAACGGCTTTGCCACAGCGGCGACGGTGTACCATCCCGAACGTAAATAG
- a CDS encoding 4a-hydroxytetrahydrobiopterin dehydratase produces MAERLSPEEIQAQLASLPGWKQVGDRLEQTFTFKNFLGSIAFVNRLVDPAEQAGHHPDLSISWNRVTVCLTTHDAGGITQKDIDLAKVISNLAAA; encoded by the coding sequence ATGGCAGAGCGATTATCTCCAGAGGAGATTCAGGCACAGTTAGCTAGCCTACCCGGCTGGAAACAGGTGGGCGATCGCCTTGAGCAAACCTTCACCTTCAAGAACTTCCTAGGTTCCATTGCCTTTGTCAATCGCCTTGTGGATCCCGCTGAGCAGGCTGGGCATCACCCTGATTTATCCATTTCTTGGAATCGGGTCACAGTCTGTCTCACCACCCATGATGCTGGGGGGATTACCCAAAAGGATATTGATTTAGCCAAGGTCATTTCCAATCTGGCAGCGGCATAA
- the ftsH gene encoding ATP-dependent zinc metalloprotease FtsH, translating into MKYAQRLCQRLSQLALVVGLSLAPTNMGLAQSSNNNTVSYTQFLNALKAGEVRSVELYQEQGLAKFRRKNQPEQSPPQEVRLFDRNPELVELLRQVSSRYDTTVRVVPSGNESALFSLISNLVLGFFLLILFLMILQRVSNAPGGPGQILNFGKSRARFQMEAQTGVTFGDVAGIEEAKEELQEVVTFLKNSEKFTSIGARIPKGVLLIGPPGTGKTLLAKAIAGEAGVPFFSISGSEFVEMFVGVGASRVRDLFRKAKENAPCLVFIDEIDAVGRQRGAGIGGGNDEREQTLNQLLTEMDGFEGNTGIIVIAATNRPDVLDAALLRPGRFDRQITVDLPSYKGRLQILQVHARNKKIAPEVSLEAIARRTPGFSGAELANLLNEAAILTARRRKPAMTNAEIDDAIDRVTIGMTLTPLLDSKKKWLIAYHEVGHALLMTLLKHADPLNKVTIIPRSGGVGGFAQQIFDEERVDSGLYTRAWLLDEITILLGGRAAEVEIFGDAEVTAGASSDLRAVANLAREMVTRYGMSDLGHLALETTGNEVFLGRDLMPRAEYSEAVAVQIDRQVREIVMHCYEIARKLIREHRGAVDKLVELLLDKETIDGDEFRALVRQYTTLPVKEPPWKATATPVSFRQDAQPS; encoded by the coding sequence ATGAAATACGCTCAACGCCTTTGCCAACGGCTGAGTCAACTGGCTTTGGTCGTGGGTCTCTCGTTAGCCCCCACCAACATGGGTCTAGCGCAGTCGAGCAACAATAACACCGTTTCCTACACTCAATTCCTCAATGCCCTTAAAGCCGGTGAAGTTCGCTCCGTCGAACTCTATCAGGAACAGGGGCTAGCCAAGTTTCGCCGCAAGAATCAGCCAGAACAATCGCCTCCCCAAGAGGTACGGCTTTTTGATCGCAATCCCGAACTGGTGGAACTGCTGCGCCAAGTGAGCAGTCGCTATGACACGACGGTGCGGGTGGTGCCCTCAGGCAATGAGAGCGCCCTTTTCAGCCTAATTTCCAACTTGGTGCTGGGCTTCTTTCTGCTGATTTTATTCCTGATGATTTTGCAGCGGGTCAGTAATGCCCCTGGCGGCCCTGGGCAGATTCTCAACTTTGGCAAATCCCGCGCCCGCTTTCAAATGGAGGCACAAACGGGGGTGACCTTTGGCGATGTGGCAGGAATTGAAGAAGCCAAAGAAGAGCTTCAGGAAGTCGTCACCTTTCTCAAGAATTCAGAGAAATTTACCTCTATTGGTGCCCGTATTCCCAAGGGGGTCCTGCTGATTGGGCCGCCGGGAACTGGGAAAACGCTCCTTGCCAAGGCGATCGCCGGTGAAGCCGGGGTACCCTTCTTTTCCATTTCTGGCTCTGAATTTGTGGAAATGTTTGTCGGCGTTGGGGCTTCTCGCGTGCGGGATCTCTTTAGAAAGGCCAAGGAAAACGCCCCCTGCTTGGTGTTTATTGACGAAATTGATGCCGTTGGTCGCCAACGGGGTGCGGGGATTGGCGGTGGCAATGATGAGCGCGAGCAAACCCTCAACCAACTCCTGACGGAAATGGATGGCTTTGAGGGCAATACGGGCATTATTGTAATTGCGGCAACAAACCGCCCCGACGTTTTGGATGCTGCCCTACTGCGCCCTGGCCGCTTTGACCGCCAGATTACCGTTGATTTGCCCAGCTACAAAGGACGCCTACAAATTCTCCAAGTCCATGCGCGCAACAAAAAAATTGCCCCTGAGGTGTCCCTAGAGGCGATCGCCCGCCGTACCCCCGGTTTTTCTGGTGCCGAATTGGCTAACCTTCTCAATGAAGCCGCCATCCTCACAGCGCGCCGCCGCAAACCCGCCATGACCAATGCGGAAATTGACGATGCCATTGACCGGGTCACCATTGGCATGACGCTTACCCCCCTCCTCGACAGTAAGAAAAAGTGGCTGATTGCCTACCACGAAGTGGGGCATGCGCTGTTGATGACACTTCTAAAACATGCCGATCCCCTCAATAAAGTGACGATTATTCCCCGTTCTGGGGGCGTTGGTGGCTTTGCTCAGCAGATCTTTGATGAAGAGCGGGTAGATAGTGGCCTCTATACTCGTGCTTGGCTCCTCGATGAGATTACCATCCTATTGGGGGGGCGCGCTGCCGAAGTGGAAATCTTTGGTGATGCTGAGGTCACTGCCGGTGCCAGTAGCGACCTGCGAGCCGTAGCCAATCTGGCGCGGGAAATGGTGACCCGTTACGGTATGTCGGATTTGGGACACCTAGCCCTTGAAACAACAGGCAACGAGGTTTTTCTGGGTCGAGATCTCATGCCCCGCGCTGAATATTCTGAAGCCGTGGCCGTGCAAATTGACCGCCAAGTGCGTGAGATTGTTATGCACTGCTACGAGATTGCCCGCAAACTGATCCGCGAGCATCGGGGGGCCGTTGACAAGCTGGTGGAGCTGCTCCTTGACAAGGAAACCATTGACGGTGATGAGTTCCGTGCCCTGGTGCGTCAATATACCACCCTACCTGTCAAAGAACCCCCTTGGAAGGCGACGGCTACCCCCGTGTCCTTTCGTCAGGATGCCCAGCCGTCCTAG
- a CDS encoding acetolactate synthase large subunit has protein sequence MNTAELLVKCLENEGVEYIFGLPGEENLDVLQALRRSQIEFITTRHEQGAAFMADVYGRLTGKAGVCLSTLGPGATNLMTGVADANLDGAPLVAITGQVGTDRMHIESHQYLDLVAMFSPVTKWNAQIVRPSITPEIVRKAFKIAQNEKPGAVHIDVPENIAAMEAEGYPLKPSSPEKTYASFQSILKAAELINTAENPLILVGNGAIRAQAAAALTHFAEKLNIPVANTFMGKGVIPYQHPLALWTVGLQQRDYISCGFDHADLVIAIGYDLIEYSPKSWNPDGRLPIIHIAATPAEIDSSYIPVVEVVGDISDSLYEILKRAERQDKPTPYAVALRQAIVADYCQYAQDESFPVKPQKLIYDLRQVMGPEDIVISDVGAHKMWIARHYHCDRPNTCLISNGFAAMGIAVPGAIAAKLVCPQRQVVAVTGDGGFMMNCQELETALRIGTNFTTIIFNDGGYGLIEWKQQRYFGESVYVHFGNPDFVKLAESMGLKGYRIEETADFIPTLKTALAQDVPTIIDVPVDYSENLRFNQRLGELSCDT, from the coding sequence ATGAATACCGCCGAATTACTCGTGAAATGCCTTGAAAATGAAGGCGTTGAATATATTTTTGGCCTGCCAGGGGAAGAAAATCTCGATGTCCTCCAGGCCCTCCGTCGCTCTCAGATTGAATTTATAACCACCCGCCATGAACAGGGGGCAGCCTTTATGGCCGATGTCTATGGTCGGCTCACTGGCAAAGCAGGGGTGTGTCTTTCTACCCTCGGCCCTGGTGCCACAAATTTAATGACCGGCGTTGCTGATGCTAACCTCGATGGCGCTCCTCTGGTGGCTATTACAGGGCAAGTGGGGACGGACCGCATGCACATCGAGTCCCACCAATATCTGGACTTGGTGGCCATGTTTAGCCCAGTAACCAAATGGAATGCCCAGATTGTCCGCCCCAGCATTACCCCGGAAATTGTCCGCAAGGCCTTTAAAATTGCCCAGAATGAGAAGCCCGGTGCGGTTCACATTGATGTGCCTGAAAACATTGCCGCCATGGAAGCCGAGGGCTATCCCCTCAAGCCCAGCTCGCCCGAAAAAACCTATGCCTCCTTCCAGAGTATTCTCAAGGCTGCTGAACTCATCAATACTGCCGAAAACCCCCTGATCCTAGTGGGGAATGGCGCCATTCGCGCCCAGGCTGCCGCTGCCCTCACCCATTTTGCTGAAAAGCTGAATATTCCCGTGGCCAATACCTTCATGGGCAAAGGGGTCATTCCCTATCAACACCCCCTTGCCCTGTGGACCGTGGGACTTCAACAGCGGGATTATATTAGCTGCGGCTTTGATCATGCCGACTTAGTCATTGCCATTGGCTATGACTTAATTGAGTATTCCCCGAAAAGCTGGAACCCCGATGGCCGCTTGCCCATTATCCATATTGCGGCCACCCCTGCGGAAATTGACAGCAGCTACATCCCTGTCGTTGAGGTTGTTGGCGATATTTCTGACTCCCTCTATGAAATTCTTAAGCGGGCCGAACGCCAAGATAAACCCACCCCCTATGCAGTGGCACTGCGTCAGGCGATTGTGGCGGACTATTGCCAATATGCCCAGGATGAGAGTTTTCCCGTTAAGCCCCAAAAGCTAATCTATGACTTGCGCCAAGTCATGGGGCCAGAGGACATTGTTATTTCTGATGTGGGTGCCCATAAGATGTGGATTGCCCGTCACTACCACTGCGATCGCCCCAACACCTGCTTGATTTCCAATGGCTTTGCGGCCATGGGAATTGCCGTACCGGGGGCAATAGCCGCAAAATTGGTCTGTCCCCAGCGGCAGGTGGTGGCAGTCACCGGCGATGGTGGTTTCATGATGAATTGCCAAGAACTGGAGACGGCCCTGCGCATAGGCACAAACTTCACAACCATTATCTTTAATGATGGCGGCTATGGCCTCATTGAGTGGAAGCAGCAGCGCTACTTTGGTGAATCCGTCTATGTGCACTTTGGGAACCCCGATTTTGTCAAGTTAGCCGAGAGCATGGGACTCAAAGGCTATCGCATTGAGGAGACCGCTGACTTTATCCCAACCCTAAAAACTGCTCTGGCACAGGATGTCCCCACTATCATTGATGTTCCTGTGGACTATAGTGAAAATCTGCGCTTTAACCAACGTCTTGGCGAGCTAAGCTGCGACACTTAG
- the cysS gene encoding cysteine--tRNA ligase, translating into MPLHLYNTLSRHLEPFSPLHPERVTIYACGVTVYDYCHLGHARSYVAWDVLRRYLTFLGYTVHYVQNFTDIDDKILRRAHENGETMATVSDRYIAAYHEDMAALNILPASAYPRATEVIPEIINLIQGLLDRGYAYVAGGDVYYAVAQFPSYGKLSGRQLEQLMAGASGRIEEEEEQRKRHPLDFALWKAAKPEEMRVYNPWEAPWGKGRPGWHIECSAMVRQAFGATVDIHCGGMDLIFPHHENEIAQSEAVTQQPLARFWLHNGFVTVNTAKMSKSLGNFTTIRDLLAQGVDPMALRLLVLQAQYRKPLDFTPEALTAAAKGWQTLGEALHLHQQIPLPPIDADAVRSHPSTQAFCQAMDEDLNTAAALAVIFELAKTLNREQHRYLHGGEGRRSPAEVSRDWHTLVTLAQVLGLEAKAERNPSPTVGLTDEEIQELIAARTAARQAKNYAESDRLRDLLLAQGVKLVDQKDGTTHWFRVPSAP; encoded by the coding sequence GTGCCCTTACATCTGTACAACACATTGTCTCGCCACCTTGAACCCTTTTCGCCCCTGCACCCAGAGCGGGTGACGATCTATGCCTGTGGTGTTACAGTCTATGACTATTGCCATTTAGGGCACGCCCGTTCCTATGTAGCTTGGGATGTGCTGCGCCGTTATCTCACGTTCTTGGGCTACACAGTGCACTATGTGCAGAATTTTACCGATATTGATGACAAAATTCTGCGCCGTGCCCATGAAAACGGTGAAACCATGGCGACGGTTAGCGATCGCTACATTGCCGCCTACCACGAGGACATGGCGGCTTTGAATATCCTGCCCGCCAGTGCTTATCCCCGCGCCACAGAGGTGATTCCAGAAATTATTAACCTCATCCAAGGGCTGCTGGATCGGGGCTATGCCTACGTGGCTGGGGGAGATGTTTACTATGCGGTGGCGCAATTTCCCAGCTATGGCAAGCTCTCGGGGCGCCAGCTTGAGCAATTGATGGCCGGTGCCAGTGGTCGCATTGAGGAAGAGGAGGAGCAGCGCAAACGCCATCCCCTGGATTTTGCCCTCTGGAAAGCGGCAAAGCCAGAGGAAATGAGGGTCTATAATCCTTGGGAAGCCCCTTGGGGTAAAGGGCGCCCCGGCTGGCACATTGAATGCTCAGCAATGGTGCGGCAGGCCTTTGGGGCCACAGTGGATATCCACTGCGGCGGTATGGATTTAATTTTTCCCCACCACGAGAATGAAATTGCCCAATCGGAGGCGGTGACGCAACAGCCCCTAGCGCGATTTTGGCTCCACAACGGCTTTGTTACCGTCAACACTGCGAAAATGTCCAAGTCCTTGGGGAATTTCACGACCATTCGTGACCTGCTGGCTCAGGGGGTGGATCCCATGGCCTTGCGCCTATTGGTCTTGCAGGCTCAGTACCGCAAACCCTTGGACTTTACGCCAGAGGCACTGACTGCCGCTGCCAAGGGCTGGCAAACCCTAGGGGAAGCACTGCACTTGCATCAGCAGATTCCCCTGCCCCCCATAGATGCAGATGCGGTGAGGAGCCACCCCAGTACTCAAGCCTTTTGCCAAGCCATGGATGAGGACTTGAACACCGCAGCGGCTCTAGCAGTGATCTTTGAGCTGGCAAAAACCCTCAATCGTGAGCAGCATCGCTATCTCCATGGGGGAGAGGGGCGGCGATCGCCCGCCGAGGTTAGCCGCGATTGGCACACCTTAGTAACCCTGGCTCAGGTCTTGGGTCTGGAGGCGAAAGCGGAGCGCAACCCTTCGCCAACAGTGGGACTAACCGATGAGGAGATTCAAGAGTTAATTGCGGCTCGCACGGCTGCCCGCCAAGCCAAGAATTACGCCGAGAGCGATCGCCTGCGGGATCTCCTTTTGGCTCAAGGGGTCAAGCTCGTGGATCAAAAGGACGGCACCACCCATTGGTTTCGCGTGCCCTCAGCCCCCTAA
- the pyrE gene encoding orotate phosphoribosyltransferase, which translates to MDDSLVDLRQELLALLCRDAYRAGEFTLASGQKSHYYINCKPVTLSARGAYLVGRLFLEQLAPEAVAVAGLTLGADPLVVAVSVLSNLAGQDRAALIVRKEAKGHGTMSFIEGPPLPQGAVVTVLEDVITTGGSALKAVLRLQEAGYVVNEVLAIVDRQGGGAAAFAAQGVPLRSLFQISDLEAYLNHT; encoded by the coding sequence ATGGACGATTCCCTTGTTGACCTGCGTCAGGAACTCTTGGCACTTCTTTGCCGCGATGCCTACCGTGCCGGCGAGTTTACCCTGGCCTCTGGCCAAAAAAGCCACTACTACATCAACTGCAAACCCGTCACCCTCTCGGCGCGGGGCGCTTACCTTGTGGGGCGGCTCTTCTTGGAGCAGTTAGCCCCTGAAGCGGTGGCGGTGGCAGGTCTCACCCTTGGGGCAGATCCCTTGGTAGTAGCGGTGAGCGTACTTTCCAATTTAGCGGGGCAGGATCGGGCGGCGCTGATTGTGCGTAAGGAAGCCAAAGGCCACGGCACGATGAGCTTTATTGAAGGCCCCCCCTTGCCCCAGGGGGCAGTGGTCACAGTGCTTGAGGATGTGATCACAACGGGGGGGTCTGCCCTCAAGGCCGTTCTGCGTCTCCAAGAGGCGGGCTATGTGGTGAATGAAGTCCTAGCGATTGTGGATCGCCAAGGGGGGGGAGCAGCGGCCTTTGCGGCTCAGGGGGTACCCCTGCGATCGCTCTTCCAAATCAGTGACTTAGAAGCCTATCTCAATCACACTTAA